The Synechococcales cyanobacterium T60_A2020_003 sequence CCAAGTGATAGACGTCCTGGCAAAACATAAAGATTACCTTCGAAATCGTTCTCAGCCGAAGTTCTTCTAGGAGAATATTGCATAATTGACAAGTTCTAATCTGTACTACCGGGATATTTCATGTTGATGAGCCGCTTGCCACTCCGCCCAATGCGCTTACCCGTTGCCCTCTCCGCGACACTCCTGAGCTTAAGTCTCAGCAGTTTGACCGCTAAATCAGCAAACGCCCAAGACCTTTACAATCCCATTGAGTTACCTGGAACCGGGGAAGTCACGGATGTGTTATCTGACAAAGATATCCCCACGGGCTTTGGTGGCTTTGCACGGGATTATGTGGTTTCCTTGAAATCGGGCGATCACATTGTGATTGATCTCCTATCCGAAGAATTTGACACGATCGTGACGCTAATTGCCCCCGATGGCTCAACATTTGGTGAAAACGACGACGGCCCTGATGGGACAACCAACTCGCTTCTGTTTGCTCGCATTCTTGATGGTGGGAACTACATCGTGCGCGTTCGTCCCTATGGGGGACAGGGGCTTGGTACGTTTACCCTCAAGTTGACCCGTCTGCGTCCGGTAGAGTAGGTCGTTCGCTATCTCTATACATGAGTCTTGGTAGTGAGCTGCGGTATACGGGTTCTGATTCAGTAGCAAAATCAGCCCGTATACTTGTAAGACGCTTAGTAAGACGCTTAGAACCTTCGTTTTTAAGGAGGTTGGGCGATCGCCAATGAACCTAGTCAAAAAAAGTTTGCCGTTTAGCTTGCC is a genomic window containing:
- a CDS encoding PPC domain-containing protein, whose product is MSRLPLRPMRLPVALSATLLSLSLSSLTAKSANAQDLYNPIELPGTGEVTDVLSDKDIPTGFGGFARDYVVSLKSGDHIVIDLLSEEFDTIVTLIAPDGSTFGENDDGPDGTTNSLLFARILDGGNYIVRVRPYGGQGLGTFTLKLTRLRPVE